In Aliarcobacter faecis, a genomic segment contains:
- a CDS encoding GGDEF domain-containing protein → MLKLFTLLIFLISFLFASEPKTINLSNEKWEYRWGDSPFSNNTPLWALEDDNTQWKEILFPSNPPNRDEQTNVWYRVKLPDILPDDPNLYIFSIDFIFETYLDGKKIYQFGTFDEKGKGKFEGWPWHLISLDSNSAGKYLYFRIYSDYTDIGLWGEVLIDSKGNIYERLLNYDIPKIIVGSISIFVSILFLLAFISKFRSKELSILGLLFLSQGLNVFCSVKIITLYFSFPLLNQYILAFSFFFFPLGIAYFIDKSIAFKSPFNIIKRVWQFHLIYLVVAFLGSILGILTLPLAYEYFDIVYNFITLPILTIFIIYLFFKGDRQTKIITFSFFLISLYWLYSSLIAYGVVSWEEYPSDIVVFICLLLLAYSIQDRLNYTKELEEAKEELLKLSKIDHLTKLNNRKEIDTVLNFNESIFLRYKDAFSIILIDLDDFKLVNDTYGHLEGDKLLIEIASILTKFTRQTDVVGRWGGEEFIIICPKTKVEDAVKLAQNLRDKISNLDFGIIGKKTASFGVTGFKENDSITELLSRADDTLYSAKSKGKNRVEYVV, encoded by the coding sequence ATGTTAAAACTATTTACTCTTCTTATATTTCTGATAAGCTTTTTATTTGCCTCTGAACCAAAAACAATAAATTTATCAAATGAAAAATGGGAGTATCGATGGGGAGATTCTCCTTTTTCTAACAATACTCCTTTATGGGCATTGGAAGATGATAATACCCAATGGAAAGAGATACTCTTTCCAAGTAATCCTCCAAATAGAGATGAGCAAACAAATGTTTGGTATAGGGTAAAACTTCCTGATATATTACCAGATGACCCAAATTTATATATTTTTAGTATAGATTTTATTTTTGAAACTTATCTTGATGGTAAAAAAATATATCAATTTGGAACTTTTGATGAAAAAGGAAAAGGTAAATTTGAAGGTTGGCCTTGGCATCTTATTTCTTTAGATTCTAATAGTGCAGGTAAATATTTATATTTTAGAATATATTCAGACTATACAGATATAGGTTTATGGGGAGAGGTGTTAATTGATTCAAAAGGTAATATTTATGAAAGACTTTTGAATTATGATATTCCTAAAATTATTGTTGGTTCAATATCGATTTTTGTATCTATTTTATTTTTATTAGCATTTATATCAAAATTTAGAAGTAAAGAGTTATCTATTTTAGGTTTACTATTTTTATCTCAAGGTTTAAATGTATTTTGTTCAGTAAAAATTATCACTTTATATTTTAGTTTTCCACTACTAAATCAATATATTCTAGCTTTCTCATTTTTCTTTTTTCCTTTAGGAATTGCTTATTTTATTGATAAATCTATAGCTTTTAAATCACCTTTTAATATTATAAAAAGAGTTTGGCAGTTTCATTTAATATATTTAGTTGTTGCATTTTTAGGTTCTATTTTGGGTATTCTTACTTTGCCTTTAGCTTATGAATATTTTGATATAGTTTATAATTTTATAACTTTACCAATTTTGACAATTTTTATTATTTATCTTTTTTTTAAAGGAGATAGACAAACCAAGATAATAACTTTTAGTTTTTTTCTTATCTCTTTATATTGGTTATATTCAAGTTTGATAGCTTATGGAGTAGTTTCGTGGGAAGAGTATCCAAGTGATATAGTAGTATTTATATGTTTATTACTATTAGCTTACTCTATACAAGATAGGTTAAATTATACAAAAGAGTTAGAAGAAGCAAAAGAGGAGCTACTTAAATTAAGTAAAATAGACCATTTAACAAAGTTAAATAATAGAAAAGAGATAGATACAGTTTTAAATTTTAATGAGAGTATTTTTTTAAGATATAAAGATGCTTTTTCCATAATTTTAATAGATTTAGATGATTTTAAATTGGTTAATGATACTTATGGGCATCTTGAAGGTGATAAGTTACTTATTGAAATAGCTTCTATTCTTACAAAATTTACAAGGCAAACAGATGTAGTCGGAAGATGGGGTGGTGAAGAGTTTATTATAATCTGTCCTAAAACAAAAGTTGAAGATGCTGTAAAATTAGCGCAGAATTTAAGAGATAAAATATCAAATCTTGATTTTGGAATAATTGGTAAAAAAACAGCAAGTTTTGGTGTAACAGGTTTTAAAGAGAATGACTCTATAACAGAGCTTTTATCAAGGGCAGATGATACTTTGTATAGTGCCAAGTCAAAAGGTAAAAATAGAGTTGAATATGTAGTTTAG
- the dgt gene encoding dGTPase, whose translation MIDYKEKFTLDRELNPSKDIEITVESDRGRIFSSAAFRRLQKRTQVFALELNASIRSRLTHSLEVGQNARYIARTILDELKKEGLETYGLDGLENAFISTSEMTSLIHDIGNPPFGHFAEETINKWLKINVLPKLASFQVTTKELEDLKELLSKDICNYDGNAQAIRIITKLQRLNLSYFQIIAVLKYTRGAFEDKPKDDDSLNYLKKKPGFYYSEKELVEKIQDTLNIKVGHRFPITYIMEAADDISYLTADLEDSVEKGILSLDEVYNIIKTECEKQNEEFLLEIIEKQYEKAKKDEEPYQFNMFFTFLRVGLVTSFVRHVSSVFIQNHKEIFEGSFNYALLEYDKQSKYYKALKVLKDISIKYIYQNKEVQTLELQAYTILNFLFDIYKPLLELKTDDFSKLLKDEKIECFISKRLIKRVSSKQIVAYKNDVEKLDINNIEEFNILEFYYRVRLIIDYISGMTDDFALEEYKILSAIK comes from the coding sequence ATGATAGATTATAAAGAAAAATTTACTTTAGATAGAGAGCTTAATCCATCAAAAGATATTGAAATAACAGTTGAAAGTGATAGAGGAAGGATTTTTTCATCAGCTGCATTTAGAAGGTTACAAAAAAGGACTCAAGTTTTTGCTTTGGAACTTAATGCTTCTATTCGTTCAAGGCTTACTCATTCTCTTGAAGTAGGGCAAAATGCAAGATATATTGCTAGAACTATCTTAGATGAATTAAAAAAAGAGGGACTCGAAACTTATGGTTTAGATGGCTTGGAAAATGCTTTTATTTCTACTTCTGAGATGACAAGTTTGATTCATGATATAGGAAATCCACCATTTGGACATTTTGCAGAAGAGACAATAAACAAATGGCTAAAAATAAATGTTTTACCAAAATTAGCTAGTTTCCAGGTTACAACAAAAGAATTGGAAGATTTAAAAGAGCTTTTATCAAAAGATATTTGTAACTATGATGGAAATGCTCAAGCTATAAGAATTATCACAAAGCTCCAAAGATTAAACCTCTCATACTTTCAAATAATTGCTGTTTTAAAATATACAAGAGGAGCTTTTGAAGATAAACCAAAAGATGATGATAGTTTGAATTATCTTAAGAAAAAACCAGGATTTTATTATAGTGAAAAAGAGTTAGTTGAAAAAATTCAAGATACTTTAAATATAAAAGTAGGGCATAGATTCCCTATAACCTATATTATGGAAGCAGCAGATGATATCTCATATTTGACTGCTGATTTGGAAGATAGTGTTGAAAAAGGTATTTTGTCTTTAGATGAAGTTTATAATATTATTAAAACAGAGTGTGAAAAACAAAATGAAGAGTTTCTTTTAGAAATTATTGAAAAACAGTATGAAAAAGCAAAAAAAGATGAAGAACCATATCAATTTAATATGTTTTTTACATTTCTAAGAGTTGGTTTGGTTACAAGTTTTGTAAGACATGTATCAAGTGTGTTTATACAAAATCATAAAGAGATATTTGAAGGAAGCTTCAACTATGCACTTTTAGAGTATGATAAACAGAGTAAATACTATAAAGCTTTAAAAGTCTTAAAAGATATTTCAATTAAATATATTTATCAAAACAAAGAAGTGCAAACTTTGGAACTTCAAGCTTATACTATTTTAAACTTTTTATTTGATATTTATAAACCACTTTTAGAACTGAAAACAGATGATTTCTCGAAACTTTTAAAAGATGAAAAAATAGAGTGCTTTATCTCAAAAAGATTGATAAAAAGAGTCTCTTCAAAACAAATAGTAGCTTATAAAAATGATGTTGAAAAACTAGATATCAATAATATTGAAGAATTTAATATTTTAGAGTTTTATTATAGAGTTAGACTGATAATTGACTATATTAGTGGAATGACTGATGATTTTGCTTTGGAAGAGTATAAAATTTTATCTGCTATAAAATAG
- the uvrA gene encoding excinuclease ABC subunit UvrA, with amino-acid sequence MSDTIKIFNAKENNLKNINLEIPKNKLIVFTGLSGSGKSTLAFDTLYAEGQRRYIESLSSYARQFLDKVGKPDVERIEGLTPAIAIDQKTTSKNPRSTVGTITEVYDYFRLLFARVGKQHCHQCHKPISQMSASDIINQVLSLPNESKLVILSPLINRKKGSFADLLESLRAKGYVRAIIDGVMVRLDEDIELSKTQMHTIKVVIDRVTVNEANKDRIAQDVEKGLKESFGELEIEIANYEELGVEKLIHYSEHMACFDCKISFEPLEPLSFSFNSPKGACSSCDGLGIRYALDMKKIINEDLDIENGAIKIIYGFNKGYYFKMLMAFCESAGISVKVPFNELEDHHKKAILHGSIDEFSFFWKKHKLTRKWEGIVKLAYDMIKDEKEMAEYMTEKRCDSCNGNRLKPSSQAVFVAQKTIPDILNIPIEEAHKFFQDENNFSYLSEQNKMIAAPILKEIKERIFFLYDVGLGYITLGRDARTISGGEAQRIRVASQIGSGLTGVMYVLDEPSIGLHERDTSKLIKTLRALQEKGNSVIVVEHDKETIMASDFIVDIGPNAGKFGGEVVFAGTLKEMKKAKTLTALYITEAKKIDYLHNRPQEDFIEIKNVNINNIKNLDVKIPLRNLVSITGVSGSGKSSLILQTLLPVAQELLNRARKVKKVDGVEIDGLEKLDKVIYLDQSPIGRTPRSNPATYTGLMDEIRDLFSKTKEASLRGYKIGRFSFNVKGGRCEKCQGEGEIKIEMHFLPDIMVKCDDCHGHRYNAQTLEILYRGKNISDVLNMSVDEALEFFSKVPKLHAKLKTLSEVGLGYITLGQNAVTLSGGEAQRIKLSKELSKKDTGNTLYILDEPTTGLHFADVDRLTKVLHHLVELGNSVLVIEHNLDVIKNSDFVIDIGPEGGDKGGKIVDMGTPEFLAKNHKNSGSYTGYYLDKEINSK; translated from the coding sequence ATGAGTGATACAATAAAAATATTTAATGCAAAAGAGAATAATTTAAAAAATATAAATTTAGAAATCCCTAAAAACAAGTTAATTGTTTTTACAGGACTTAGTGGTAGTGGAAAATCAACATTAGCTTTTGATACACTATATGCAGAAGGTCAAAGAAGATATATTGAGTCTTTATCTTCTTATGCTAGACAATTTTTAGATAAGGTTGGAAAGCCTGATGTTGAAAGAATTGAAGGTTTAACTCCTGCAATCGCAATAGACCAAAAAACAACTTCAAAAAATCCTCGTTCAACAGTAGGAACTATTACTGAAGTTTATGACTACTTTAGGTTACTTTTTGCAAGAGTTGGAAAGCAACATTGTCATCAATGCCATAAACCAATATCTCAAATGAGTGCTTCAGATATTATTAATCAGGTTTTATCTTTACCAAATGAATCTAAACTTGTAATTTTATCTCCCTTAATTAATCGTAAAAAAGGTAGTTTTGCAGATCTTCTAGAGAGCCTTAGAGCAAAAGGTTATGTAAGAGCTATAATTGATGGTGTTATGGTAAGACTTGATGAAGATATAGAATTATCCAAAACACAAATGCATACAATAAAAGTGGTAATAGACAGAGTTACAGTAAATGAAGCAAATAAAGATAGAATTGCTCAAGATGTTGAAAAAGGTCTAAAAGAGAGCTTTGGAGAACTTGAAATAGAAATAGCAAATTACGAAGAATTAGGAGTAGAAAAACTTATACACTATTCGGAACATATGGCTTGTTTTGATTGTAAAATATCTTTTGAGCCATTAGAACCTCTTAGCTTCTCTTTTAATTCACCAAAAGGTGCTTGTAGCTCTTGTGATGGACTTGGTATTAGATATGCTCTTGATATGAAAAAGATTATAAATGAAGATTTGGATATTGAAAATGGGGCTATAAAGATTATATATGGGTTTAATAAAGGTTACTATTTTAAAATGCTTATGGCATTTTGTGAAAGTGCAGGAATTAGTGTAAAAGTACCTTTTAATGAATTAGAAGATCATCATAAAAAAGCAATACTTCATGGAAGTATTGATGAGTTCTCATTTTTTTGGAAAAAACACAAACTTACAAGAAAATGGGAAGGAATAGTAAAATTAGCCTATGATATGATAAAAGATGAAAAAGAGATGGCTGAATATATGACAGAAAAGAGATGTGATTCTTGTAATGGTAATAGATTAAAACCATCTAGCCAAGCTGTATTTGTAGCACAAAAAACAATTCCTGATATTTTAAATATCCCTATTGAAGAGGCTCATAAATTTTTCCAAGATGAAAATAATTTCTCTTACTTAAGTGAACAAAATAAGATGATTGCAGCTCCAATTTTAAAAGAGATTAAAGAGAGAATTTTCTTCTTATATGATGTTGGTTTAGGATATATAACTCTAGGAAGAGATGCAAGAACTATAAGTGGTGGAGAAGCCCAAAGAATAAGAGTCGCTTCTCAAATTGGTAGTGGTTTAACAGGGGTTATGTATGTACTAGATGAGCCATCTATTGGGTTACATGAGAGAGATACAAGTAAACTAATAAAGACTTTAAGAGCATTACAAGAGAAAGGAAACAGTGTTATAGTAGTTGAACATGATAAAGAGACTATTATGGCAAGTGATTTTATAGTTGATATTGGACCAAATGCCGGTAAATTTGGGGGAGAAGTTGTATTTGCTGGAACTTTAAAAGAGATGAAAAAGGCAAAAACTTTAACTGCTTTATATATAACGGAAGCTAAAAAAATAGATTATCTACATAACAGACCACAAGAAGATTTTATTGAAATAAAAAATGTAAATATAAATAATATAAAAAATCTTGATGTAAAAATCCCACTTAGAAATCTAGTTTCAATTACAGGAGTTAGTGGAAGTGGTAAATCTTCACTTATACTTCAAACACTACTTCCTGTTGCTCAAGAGCTTTTAAATCGTGCAAGAAAAGTAAAAAAAGTAGATGGAGTAGAAATTGATGGTTTAGAAAAACTTGATAAAGTTATCTATCTTGACCAAAGCCCAATTGGTCGAACTCCAAGAAGTAATCCAGCAACATATACAGGATTAATGGATGAAATAAGAGACCTTTTTAGTAAGACAAAAGAGGCTAGTCTTAGAGGGTATAAGATTGGACGGTTCTCGTTTAATGTAAAAGGTGGAAGATGTGAAAAGTGTCAAGGAGAAGGAGAGATAAAAATCGAAATGCACTTCTTACCAGATATTATGGTTAAATGTGATGATTGTCACGGACATAGATACAATGCTCAAACTTTAGAGATTTTATATAGAGGTAAAAATATCTCTGATGTTTTAAATATGAGTGTAGATGAAGCTTTAGAATTTTTTTCAAAAGTACCAAAACTTCATGCAAAACTAAAAACTCTAAGTGAGGTAGGGCTTGGATATATAACTTTAGGACAAAATGCTGTAACTTTAAGTGGTGGAGAAGCCCAAAGAATAAAACTAAGTAAAGAGCTAAGTAAAAAAGATACTGGAAATACTCTATATATCTTAGATGAGCCTACAACAGGACTTCATTTTGCTGATGTTGATAGACTTACAAAAGTATTGCATCATCTTGTAGAGCTTGGAAACTCTGTACTTGTAATTGAACATAATCTTGATGTTATTAAAAACTCTGATTTTGTAATAGATATTGGTCCAGAAGGTGGAGATAAGGGTGGAAAAATTGTAGATATGGGAACACCTGAATTTTTAGCAAAAAATCACAAAAATTCTGGTTCATACACTGGATATTATTTAGATAAAGAGATAAATAGTAAGTAA
- a CDS encoding putative Na+/H+ antiporter: MPPTTLQIIAAIIFAIAIIHIFSVKYFEHLAHRSEKHSGVFHLLGEIEVVFGIWAMILVLFMFIFLGKHETVDYVNSRSYIETMFVFVIMVIAGTRPILQSVISLVKKLSNALPKKGAIGFYFVVMAIVPLFGSLITEPAAMTLAALILGDKLFSQGISKKLKYMTLGTLFINVSIGGTLTNFAAPPILMVAQTWDWSSTFMFTTFGWKAMIAIFINTSLIILLFYKELSAITIRTTVSDREKIPFAIVLSHFIFLFLVVYFGHYPAFFMSIFLLFLGVTYAYQQYQDRLMLREGLLVAFFLGGLVILGGQQEWWLKGIISSMSNAEAFVGAITLGAFTDNAAITYLGSLVEGLSAEFKYYLVAGAVCGGGLTIIANAPNPAGAAILKSHFEDNSIDPRYLFLGALVPTLIASLCFIIL; encoded by the coding sequence ATGCCACCTACTACTTTACAGATTATTGCAGCTATTATTTTTGCAATTGCAATTATTCATATATTTTCAGTTAAATACTTTGAACACTTAGCACATAGAAGTGAAAAACATTCTGGAGTTTTCCATCTTTTAGGAGAAATTGAGGTTGTTTTTGGAATTTGGGCTATGATTTTAGTTCTTTTTATGTTTATTTTTTTAGGGAAACATGAAACTGTTGACTATGTAAATTCAAGAAGCTATATTGAAACTATGTTTGTTTTTGTAATTATGGTAATAGCTGGAACTAGACCTATTTTACAAAGTGTTATTTCACTTGTAAAAAAATTATCAAATGCTTTACCTAAAAAAGGTGCAATTGGTTTTTATTTTGTTGTTATGGCTATTGTTCCTCTTTTTGGTTCACTTATTACTGAACCAGCAGCTATGACACTAGCAGCTTTAATTTTAGGTGATAAGCTGTTCTCTCAAGGAATTTCAAAAAAACTCAAATATATGACTTTGGGAACTTTATTTATAAATGTCTCTATAGGTGGAACTTTAACAAATTTTGCAGCACCGCCAATATTAATGGTTGCTCAAACTTGGGATTGGAGTAGTACTTTTATGTTTACAACTTTTGGTTGGAAAGCTATGATTGCTATATTTATAAATACAAGTTTGATAATCTTACTTTTCTATAAAGAGTTATCAGCAATAACTATTAGAACAACAGTAAGTGATAGAGAAAAAATTCCATTTGCAATTGTTTTGAGTCACTTTATTTTTCTTTTTTTAGTTGTATATTTTGGACATTATCCAGCATTTTTTATGAGTATTTTTTTACTATTTTTAGGAGTTACTTATGCTTATCAGCAGTATCAAGATAGATTGATGTTAAGAGAAGGGCTTTTAGTTGCTTTTTTCTTAGGAGGATTAGTTATTTTAGGAGGTCAGCAAGAGTGGTGGCTTAAAGGTATTATTTCAAGTATGAGTAATGCTGAAGCTTTTGTTGGAGCTATAACATTGGGAGCATTTACAGATAATGCAGCAATTACATATTTAGGATCTTTAGTTGAAGGCTTAAGTGCAGAGTTTAAATACTATTTAGTTGCAGGAGCAGTTTGTGGTGGTGGATTAACTATTATTGCAAATGCACCAAACCCAGCAGGAGCTGCAATTCTTAAAAGTCATTTTGAAGATAATTCAATAGATCCTAGATATCTGTTTTTAGGTGCCTTAGTGCCTACATTAATAGCAAGTTTATGTTTTATAATTTTATAA
- the thiI gene encoding tRNA uracil 4-sulfurtransferase ThiI: protein MEENNIKSQKFIVKYFTEIMIKGDSAKKQMINQLYFNLQKISNQISNDIKIKKFFDKIELVCPQEFADALREKLLQTSGIEQVLEAIQIDNMYTLDDIKVEVNRYMAHTIVDKTFVVRAKRVGTQDFKSTNIEQTVGGYMLACNPKTKGVDLRTAEVTINLELEHAKLNIITKKHYGLGGFPLGTQGEILSLMSGGFDSTVASYLAIKRGLKTHYIFFNLGGVAHEIGVKQVSWYLWNKFATSHRVSFITIPFEDVVGQIFKDISPSYMGVMLKRLMIQAAQRVAKELKIDAIITGESVAQVSSQTLRNLSLIDKASDILILRPLAFMSKPEIIDIATKIGTKKFAEAMPEYCGVISQNPVTAGSFDRVEKEAKAFDYRVLDEAIKNAKIKNIDEVLDDICEVGTLEIVNNLKDDSVIIDIRQSSDTLKAPCTVLKIPFYDLKKEFKKLNQEKTYLLYCDKGVMSQLHGQYLKDEQKFTNIKVYRPN from the coding sequence ATGGAAGAAAATAATATAAAAAGCCAGAAATTTATAGTTAAATATTTTACAGAGATAATGATAAAAGGAGATAGTGCTAAAAAACAGATGATAAATCAACTCTATTTTAATCTTCAAAAAATATCAAATCAAATCTCAAATGATATAAAAATTAAAAAGTTTTTTGATAAGATTGAATTGGTTTGTCCACAAGAATTTGCAGATGCTTTAAGAGAAAAACTACTTCAAACTTCTGGAATTGAACAAGTTTTAGAAGCAATTCAAATAGATAATATGTATACTTTAGATGATATAAAAGTAGAAGTTAATAGATATATGGCTCATACAATAGTAGATAAAACTTTTGTAGTACGAGCAAAAAGAGTAGGAACTCAAGATTTTAAATCTACAAACATTGAACAAACTGTTGGTGGATATATGCTTGCTTGTAATCCAAAAACAAAAGGTGTTGATTTACGAACAGCAGAAGTTACTATAAATTTAGAGTTAGAGCATGCAAAATTAAATATTATTACGAAAAAACATTATGGTTTAGGAGGATTTCCTCTAGGAACACAAGGAGAAATTTTATCTTTAATGTCTGGTGGATTTGATTCAACAGTCGCTTCATATTTAGCTATAAAAAGAGGTTTAAAAACGCATTATATTTTCTTTAATTTAGGTGGAGTAGCACATGAAATTGGTGTAAAACAGGTATCTTGGTATTTGTGGAATAAATTTGCTACTTCTCATAGAGTTTCATTTATTACTATTCCTTTTGAAGATGTTGTAGGACAAATATTTAAAGATATAAGCCCATCATATATGGGAGTTATGTTAAAAAGATTGATGATTCAAGCTGCTCAAAGAGTTGCAAAAGAGTTAAAAATAGATGCAATAATTACAGGAGAGAGTGTAGCACAAGTTTCAAGTCAAACTTTAAGAAATCTTAGTTTAATAGATAAGGCAAGTGATATTTTGATTTTAAGACCACTTGCTTTTATGTCTAAGCCTGAAATTATAGATATTGCAACAAAAATTGGTACAAAAAAGTTTGCTGAAGCAATGCCAGAATATTGTGGAGTAATATCTCAAAATCCAGTAACTGCTGGAAGTTTTGATAGAGTTGAAAAAGAGGCTAAAGCTTTTGATTATAGAGTTTTAGATGAAGCTATTAAAAATGCAAAGATAAAAAATATTGATGAAGTTTTAGATGATATTTGTGAAGTCGGAACTTTAGAGATTGTAAATAATTTAAAAGATGATTCTGTTATAATTGACATTAGACAAAGTAGTGATACTTTAAAAGCTCCTTGTACAGTTTTAAAAATACCATTTTATGATTTAAAAAAAGAGTTCAAAAAGCTAAATCAAGAGAAAACTTATCTTTTATATTGTGATAAAGGTGTAATGAGTCAATTACATGGACAATATCTAAAAGATGAGCAGAAATTTACAAATATAAAAGTTTATAGACCAAATTAA
- a CDS encoding YdgA family protein, which yields MKKILLGLVAIVLIILAVCFTLRSNVNGKIDAKIEELKTNGFSVTYNKKDVPLKIEAEGKIEISDSQKALDYLIKIQDEGEFKKSFEKVVKVIDKQMIEQALLGVSFDYDFNINLLSSKLDLNLYLTKFSNSLMQVLSSEDQTKGLSAMLKNRDFQINVDENSNYKIKDINYVVPAEGTISFQGMRGDKKNLNIDLIKFDAKKDNFIFSFEGIKSFYEEKPNKAIDSKFNIENIKVIDSKFNFDMKGLKTLSTQKVLNDLLEADTKIAFDSLSFKNFDNLNTTIENSFIELSLSKIPFTKYEEFLDTYYSLSDNQENLDNFSKKAQEFFQDISKAGIEIKINANSKGFSALHKEWFKEIDLKSNFNLNKNLSNMKFEGLDDIFETIGIELKVDNNSAETIYKELGLNQANINLVDSEDKKFKVFKAELKEDGIYVNNSLTLPKAVLKFPKKEIENSYVDDLEAEDYPQVIEDDSNISYDYKMIDKDTLRVNFKYKTSLPSISNGGISVSFPQFNDDSNIKTKTVQNFKKLDVFKKGDTLYSGLLNKNIVAEYLMIEAFDENWKDINIEKEFTLDIDVSKMDDFLEMNLRGYSTATDGINYELLPNFSDTKDQQAYYIKIADIDLQKEKAKFK from the coding sequence ATGAAAAAAATATTATTAGGGCTTGTTGCTATTGTTTTAATTATACTTGCTGTTTGTTTTACTCTTAGAAGTAATGTGAATGGTAAAATAGATGCAAAGATAGAGGAGCTTAAAACAAATGGTTTTAGTGTAACATATAATAAAAAAGATGTTCCACTAAAAATAGAAGCTGAAGGAAAAATAGAGATTTCTGATTCTCAAAAAGCACTTGATTATTTGATTAAAATTCAAGATGAAGGAGAGTTTAAAAAGAGCTTTGAAAAAGTTGTAAAAGTTATAGATAAGCAGATGATTGAACAAGCTTTACTAGGAGTTAGTTTTGATTATGATTTTAATATAAATCTTTTAAGCTCAAAACTTGATTTAAATCTATATTTAACAAAATTCTCAAATAGTTTAATGCAAGTTTTATCATCAGAAGACCAGACAAAAGGTTTATCAGCTATGTTAAAAAATAGAGATTTTCAGATAAATGTTGATGAAAACTCAAACTATAAAATAAAAGATATAAATTATGTTGTTCCGGCGGAAGGGACTATTAGTTTTCAAGGAATGAGAGGAGATAAAAAGAATTTAAATATAGATTTAATCAAATTTGATGCTAAAAAAGATAACTTTATATTTTCTTTTGAAGGAATAAAAAGTTTTTATGAAGAAAAACCAAATAAAGCTATTGATTCAAAATTTAATATAGAAAACATAAAGGTTATTGATAGTAAATTTAATTTTGATATGAAGGGTTTAAAAACTTTATCTACTCAAAAAGTACTAAATGACTTACTTGAAGCTGATACAAAAATAGCTTTTGACTCTTTATCTTTTAAAAATTTTGATAATTTAAATACAACTATAGAAAACTCTTTTATTGAATTGAGTTTAAGTAAAATTCCATTTACAAAATATGAAGAGTTTCTTGATACTTACTATTCGCTATCTGATAATCAGGAGAATTTAGATAACTTCTCAAAAAAAGCACAAGAGTTTTTTCAAGATATTTCAAAAGCTGGTATTGAGATAAAAATAAATGCGAATTCAAAAGGGTTTAGTGCACTTCATAAAGAGTGGTTTAAAGAGATTGATTTAAAATCAAACTTTAATTTAAATAAAAATTTATCAAATATGAAGTTTGAAGGTCTTGATGATATTTTTGAAACTATAGGTATAGAGTTAAAAGTTGATAATAATTCAGCTGAGACTATCTATAAAGAGTTAGGATTAAATCAAGCAAATATAAATTTAGTTGATTCAGAAGATAAAAAATTTAAAGTTTTTAAAGCCGAATTAAAAGAAGATGGAATTTATGTAAATAATAGTTTAACTTTGCCAAAAGCTGTTTTGAAATTTCCAAAAAAAGAGATAGAAAACTCTTATGTAGATGATCTTGAAGCAGAAGATTATCCACAAGTTATTGAAGATGATTCAAATATCTCTTATGACTATAAAATGATTGATAAAGATACTTTAAGAGTAAATTTTAAATATAAAACTTCTTTACCTTCTATTTCAAATGGTGGAATATCTGTATCTTTCCCACAATTTAATGATGATTCTAATATAAAGACAAAAACAGTTCAAAACTTTAAAAAATTAGATGTTTTTAAAAAAGGAGATACTCTTTATAGTGGTTTATTAAATAAAAATATAGTTGCTGAATATTTAATGATAGAAGCTTTTGATGAAAACTGGAAAGATATAAATATAGAAAAAGAGTTTACTTTAGATATCGATGTATCAAAAATGGATGATTTTTTAGAGATGAATTTAAGAGGATATTCAACTGCTACTGATGGAATAAATTATGAACTTTTACCAAATTTTAGTGATACAAAAGATCAACAAGCATACTATATAAAAATTGCTGATATAGATTTACAAAAAGAGAAAGCTAAATTTAAATAG
- a CDS encoding DUF3817 domain-containing protein, with protein sequence MLRTKFSQFRTISIIEGLSYLILVFFAMPLKYFFAEPQAVKIFGMMHGIFFILFCIALYGAMKRYKWSFSFSLKLFIYSLIPFLFILIEKNIMKKRENI encoded by the coding sequence ATGCTTAGAACAAAATTTTCTCAATTTAGAACGATTTCCATTATTGAAGGATTATCATATTTGATATTGGTATTTTTTGCAATGCCCTTAAAATACTTTTTTGCTGAACCACAAGCTGTTAAGATTTTTGGAATGATGCATGGAATATTTTTTATTCTTTTTTGTATTGCATTATATGGAGCTATGAAAAGATATAAGTGGAGCTTTAGTTTTAGTTTAAAACTATTTATCTACTCTTTAATTCCATTTTTATTTATTTTAATAGAAAAAAATATTATGAAAAAAAGAGAAAATATTTAG